The Campylobacter concisus DNA window AAGTATCTTTAAAGTCTCTATTTTCCAGTAAAAACACGCAAGCATCGGCCATATCTTCTGAATATAGAAACTCTCGTCTAGGCTCTCCTGTACCCCAAACTTCTACTCTATCTTTTGAAATACCAAATTTATCAAGATAAGCCATAGCTTCATTTATATCTTTTACTTTTAGATCTTTTACCACTGCATCAAATTTTTCTTCGCTTAAAAGTTTTGCTAGGTGTATCTTTCTTATAAGCGCCGGCAACACATGCGAGGTTTCTAGATCAAAGTTGTCGTTTGGACCATATAAATTTGTAGGCATCACAGATATAAAATTTGTACCATACTGCAGATTATAGCTCTCACACATCTTTATACCAGCTATTTTAGCGATCGCATATGGCTCATTTGTGTATTCAAGTGGAGATGTCAAAAGCACCTCTTCATTCATTGGCTGTGGAGCATTTTTAGGATATATACAAGTACTTCCTAGAAATAGTAGTTTTTTTACCTTATGTACATAGCTTTGGTGGATCACATTATTTTGAATTTGCAAATTTTCATAGATAAA harbors:
- a CDS encoding GDP-L-fucose synthase family protein encodes the protein MDKNSKIYVAGHKGLVGSAIVKNLRSKGYENIITRTHSELDLMDQKAVCEFFEKEKPEYVVLAAAKVGGIVANSTYRADFIYENLQIQNNVIHQSYVHKVKKLLFLGSTCIYPKNAPQPMNEEVLLTSPLEYTNEPYAIAKIAGIKMCESYNLQYGTNFISVMPTNLYGPNDNFDLETSHVLPALIRKIHLAKLLSEEKFDAVVKDLKVKDINEAMAYLDKFGISKDRVEVWGTGEPRREFLYSEDMADACVFLLENRDFKDTYDKNSKEIRNTHINIGTGKDISIKELANLVKNIVGFKGEPHFNDSRPDGTMLKLTDPSKLHSLSWKHKVELEDGIKTLYEWYLND